The DNA region TTGGGGACTCATCTACGTTTACGCCGGCGCTCCTACTTGCTGAGATACCTGGGTCTTCATCACAGCCGAGCCAGAATGCATACACAGAGGAGCGTGATAACGTCGATTGGGCGGCGTTACACGCTTCATTAGCTGATTAGCGGTctgtgaggaatttagagggagccaggattcttgacttcgatgagtttttTATCcgggttagtatttaaaatacttatttttcatttaaattacttattttaaatatatatgttactcattatttagtaatattttatattttaggattggGTGCAGCGGGTCCAGCAGAGCCACCCACTCAGGTGTTTTCTCATGGGCCTACCGATTCAACAGTGTCTTCCCATGTGACTGTCGAGCCACaggtaagctttttattaaaattagttttattcaatataaggtcaatatttaaaatacataaTTGACTatttaaaatgcttattttaaatatgtatgttacttattatttcattttttttttcatattttaggattcgacgCCAGTGGGTCCACAAGAGCGACCCATTCAGGAGCTTCTCATGCCCTGCCGAGGCagaggtgtcttctcatgagCCTACAGAGGCGCAGGTAAtatttttacttaaaatcaattttattcaatataagataactaattatttaatttttataacctttattTAAACTTCGAACAGCATCTCGTCCaggagactacctcatattctgcaccagacccatctcaggagcctactAAGGCGCCCGTTGAAACACAGGTTTGATTATTCAacaaacgttaatgtattcaatataaataagaaatggtactaattattatatacttttcaggttcatccttcggcgcctgCGGTGGCGACTCCCGACGAGGAAGAGGTCGAGTTTCCGAGACCCGAGCCAAGATGAGGTTCGCTCGTGCTAGCGGGACGGATCCCAAAAGAAGCACATTCTAGTCAAGGGCGCACGTACGggggaagaggagatgatcatgacttggagcgcccggttattaagaggaaaaaggggattggagacgatggcgagagcggtggggatggtatgagccttaggcctaaggaTAGTCTCAAGCATaccacatgtgggacccatccacgatagtgtatatacattagtgttgtacagtttatcgtaaatattatatattttttgcatatctatatatatttataaatattatcttagtctttattattgtttatagtttcacatcctaaattgataataataataaaaaaaaaaaaaaaaaaaggtgacacattcaaaataaagttaagcattaatttaaaaataacacgaaaccctaaaagataaataacataaagctaatgactacaagtcttcaaacaaaaaggactcgagcacttttcaaccactaaaacgacaatccaaacttttgcgtatccttgaagtattgagcctaccttattaatcgtacaaatataagtagggttctatataaaatattgaagttccggagtctcaaagcacgattaatatacggctaaactacgtaaaaaagTGCGAAAATGTAATAAGTGGTTGTTTTGGGAAAATGGTGGACTCCTATAGCGTAGTAAAATATCGTATTTATGGAGAGAGAATTTGGTTTAGTGTAGTATTTCTTGCATTAAAGCACTTAACTGCGTCATTATTAAGTGCTTTTTAAGCGCTAAAGATTTTTTCTTGCGCTTAAAGATATTTATGTCACCTTTTTTTTGttagggtattttggttcaaaagattttttttggggtcattttggttccggactctgaTATATCTCAAGTTGAATATATAGGAATTTGACTGTCCCAAAATAGGAGCTCGAATCTTGCCATAGTGCTGTTACCAAAAAATAATCCAAAGATGATTCAATTACAAATTTAGTGCATGGGATAATTTTTTATTGGGGTGGAAATTGTCACAAAAATTTGTGACGaatatatatgtagtatattttTCTGACACCAGCTAATAATTCTGTCCCTTTCTCATATATGTGTCCAAATTCTCTTCCATTGATCGTtcaattttgtatttttgttgtAATAATGCCACCCAGGCACGCACACTCTCCTTCCATGTTTCCCTCCACCCTAAATAATAAGCACTAATTTTAccaatctttttcttttgccttttctCCTCTGAGTTTGAGCCCGTTTTGCATAATCCTATTCGCCAATGGCCTACATATAATATTCTACTTAAATGCCATTAGAATTTAGCAACCCCTAATTTACGCCTTAAATTGAGTCATATTATATGTAGGTTAATTATGGCTTTTCAGTGCCCTAAGCTCCACCCGGCCATGCTAATGGCCACATATTCTACTTGCCAATGAATCACTTCACTAGATTAAAAGCTTTATAGATTATAGGATCATTTAAATATAATTACTGGTAATTTTCCATAATAAATGGAAGTCAATAACCTTGTAAAACAGGTTAAATTCTATTGATAGTTTAAATTTGTTTCACTTTGCTTTTTGCTATTGGTAGGTACGTACTAGTTTATAACTTCATTAAAGATAGACAGGGAGTGTGTTTGTGTCTTGTACAGTGTACACAGCTAGCCTAAGCCCTAAGccaattaaacaatcataaAGTACGATTACTCAACAATATTAGGAAGCAAAAATCTCCAGAACAGCTAATTGGGTTACGTGTACCGATTCTTTGCCAAAACAAATCCCTGTATTAATCAATTAAATAAGTAGGTAATATAAGAGTAACAATCAGACTTAGTACAAGACATACATGGTTGAGAAATGAGTTACTTGTCATTTCAAATCTTGCAATGTGCTATTAGCAAATTTGCTAGCTTTGAGCACATGGTCACCCACTTACCAATTTTGTTTTTGATCACTATCCATCTGAAATTTCGTACAGGTGTTGAGTGTTGATCTTTGACCATGACCATATCTTTAACGATCTAGATGTTACTTCCACATTAATTAAGATTATGAAAAAGGGACTGTAAACAAGTCCTTCAGGTTTCGTAGATTCGAAAAGAAATGGTTTAGAGCAGCTTATGAatcattttaaacttttttgaatgtttgacaaaataaaaaaatacttaaaataagtcaaaaaatAGTTAAATTAAATCAAAAACAAGAGGTTAGGGAACCCAACTTCTTTTTTGTGTCATTTTGATTTGactaataattttatttttttattcctaatattttctctattttcaaTATTATCCTCACTAATGAAAGTCCTAAACTATCATCTTTTCCTCTCAACAATTTATTTTCAGTTTCgatacttttatccaaacacgtaactgcttatttataaaataattttcttcacttAAAAAGTAATTTAAGCACTTATGCCTAAAAGTCACATTTTTTTAGCTAATCCAAACGAGCTATTAGTGGTCCAAGCTACTGGTTCATATAGCcctgttttcttcttcttcttctttgttttttttggcCACTGCATTTAACTACGAAAAACTGTAAACAATGTAATTTTAGCATATTCTGGGCGGTTCGTCCAGATCATGTTGTattcttttttgaaatattttttttttttttcgaaatctTGGGGTTCATGTTAATGCATCTGAAGGtagattcaaaaatcttgaaAGTGAAAgctaaggacccgtttggccataagaattttttactttttttccaaaaagttatttcactttctttggaaatcaacatttggccatgaaaatttctaATACAATTTGAAGtcgtatttgaaatttgaaaaacacttaaaaCTTTTTTCagtttcaatacattcaaacaatcaaatattctatgtaaaaattataaccaaacacaactcctacttcaaaattccaaataaagtgaaaagtattctgttttcatggccaaacatcTACTAAGTGCCTCTAGAAACATAATTGAAGTCAGTGGTACACAGCTAATGGTGGTAAATAGAAGGCAGGTGTCTATATATATCATGTGAGAAGGCTAAGATATTTTCAGCAACTATTAAGTTTGCTATTTCGAGTTCACAGATTTGACAACTAATTTCTACTAAGGGAAATTAGTTACggagaatttttttaataaaaaatgtatttggcATTCTGCTTTGAAGCTGAATGACATTACGTTCACAAACTCGAATTTCAACTTTAAAGCTTCATCAACGATAGCTTAATCACCAAAATAATAGTAGTTGATTACAAGTTTCAGCTTTACTCAATGATTGTCAACAACTGTTAAGCTTAAAATCAGATTCCAACCGCAagtgtcttaaaacaaagtcttCCGCTGTTACTTTGAATTCAGGAGGTACATAGCTTATTTCTCCGATGGCATTTCTTGATGAATTCTTTGAATTAGATTTTGTGAAAATCTGAAAGAAAAgataagaagaaagagaaagatctttaaaatttctaattttACGAATTTTGTtggaagttatatatattatgcaaAGATTTTATTTCTACGTTTAAGACAATATTATaagttattttaaatattagtttTATTCCAACACTAGTTAGGTGCCTATGCATTCCCTTTTCATGGAGCTTAATACTtgttaaaataataacaacaacatacccaatataatcccaccaggtggAGTCGAGTCTGCGAAGGGTAGAGTATATGCAGACTTCACCCTTATTTTGTGAGGGTAAGgaggttgtttccaatagaccctcggctcaagagaagaTGCAAAGCAACAATAATAATAGACAGTAATAGCAACATATAATACATAAATGAAGTGAAAGAAACAATCAATTTACCAAAGatctttaaaattaaaaaaggcaAATGTACAAAGATAATAGCAATTCAGTTAATCTTTTGGGTGAAGAACAGACAATTAAACAAAGGAATTTTTACGCGTTACAGCtacttctaatacataattagtggtaataactaccttttattttaattactaataataactaaatacttttctaatttaacttGTTATAGCTACACAGTAATTTTTgaattaccatttcacaaatacacctaaaaattagcaccccaatcccatatccccttttaatggtaacaatattaatcacttaatatacattaccattctctctcctttttcataacttcttaccttttatgatcgtcttcttcctctcttcacccttctgcaaaaatttcactttcaTTCTCACCAACCAAGAAGATTCGtcgtattctttttttttttccaaaaaaaaaggaaaaaaagccTTAAAGTACTCACGTTCTAtcccatctcctttgtttcgtgaaattttcgctatttgtgttattattcttccacaaaatcaacttggtGGAAGTGATTGTTTTTGCTTCGGAGccatggtggtggttatggcgGCGCACGCGAGAGAAggagagagaaagttttttttagggttttgagaagacgaaaaatatatgtatttgtgtatgttctatgatataactaccaattgttgtggttggtggtgtatttttgtaagtttttctatatatttgtgtattttgttcaaattaattccatccGTTCATCTAGTTTTAAATACACGGGTGACGCAAATACATGGTaagtttctatatatttatgtattttgttcaaattaatcccatcaaatacatgggtgatgcaagttgttactcacacaaatacatgagatttaatttaaaatacatggggtttgattggaaacttcaaatacattagttatgctatcaaatatatgggtaaataaaaaacgaaatcaatattgaaaacttcaaataatttaccactaaatacatgggtgatgcaaattgttactcacacaaatacatgatatttaatataaaatacatggagtttgattAGAAACGTCAAATGCATTAGTTGTGCTATCAAATACATcggtaaataaaaaacaaaatcaatattgaaaatttcaaatacattggctgttgattgatcgtgtttgttttgtcaatgtattttcaaaggtgttgaagatttaatttgaaatttgaatttttacgtttgaatgttgaagaatgCATGGAAGAGAAACGTGTAAGGAAAGGGAATATTACAAGAGATTTTGCtgaaaagaaggtaaaaaatatcttaatttctcatttaataccaCCACCGTTACAGCCTAAAATAAAGGAGcctgttcctttttttttaccgCATGCTCATGTATTTGCTGACAACAAATACAtgcgaaaacatacacaaatcagctgatttttagctacgaatggtaatattaaaaagggtagctacaaatggtaggaagctacaataatgtagtcatttgagaaattttacctTAAACAAATAACTAGAGCAGGAAGAGAAAAGCTTCATGGGATGACCGTCCATATCATTCCTTCAGATAAAAACTTTGGGCCTTTTTGGGCAATTGTTGGGCTCAAGTCATGGGCTAGTGCCAACTTAGTCTGTTGGTTTTGAACATTCCTGATGACAATACCATGTTAGTAGCAATAGCATCTACTGGCCAATATTAATCAGGAATCCTTCATTACTACCCAAAGGAGAGAAATATGTGACTAACAATAGATCCTTGTGATCCGGTCCTTTCTTGAACCCCACGCATAAGGGGAGCTTAGTGCACGGGCTTCCCTCTACTAACAACATTTGAATCTATGATACCATTTTAAACCAAAACAAATACATTACCAAACTACAAGATCACTGGAACTATTTCGACAAGGGCCAAAATCCAAATAACCTTCACCCCCATCTCAACTCTCAACACATACTCCGGGTAATCTACTCACTATAAGAAAGAATACATTtgccaataatttttttttttgttgctatagtattgactattgttgcaaaaagtacttttggcaataacattctttttgttgttgtataaaCTTTTCCCATCGactgttattgcaacaacgtgcaacaacttttttgttATTGCCAAATGTACTTTTTACAACAATAGTCAAtactataacaacaacattaaattGTTGgcaaaaaagttcatttttaaaagtttcatcatatatgccaacaataaaactaagttgttgccgaATATTGAGTcgcaaaattatttttgttgccaaagagtTATTGTCATTTctgtactttcttgtagtggCTCTTTGAGATTTATCTCTcctaagtattttttttatatgaggGTGTTTGACTGGGTATGaactttaagaaataaaggaagacttttgaaacgtGTGGCGTAAAACAACCCATAGAAATTTATGTGGCtagaaatcattttattaagggtAAGCATGTAAATTTAGAGTTGCATTATTACTGAGGTAAATTTAGAGTTGAATTATtactaaataaagaaaggggcCATTCTTTTTGGAACTGACTAAAAGTGTCATATAATTTGAGACGGGGGGAGTCCCGAATATACTAGCTAAGTCTTACTTGCAAACAAGTTagctagcgtttggccatagattcccaaaaaataaatttgaaaaacttaaTTTCGGtgaaatttttcaaattttgaaaatgtgtttggcCACAATTTCTCAAAACATGtttccattttttgtttttgtttactttttaaaaaaaaacatgaaatattacTTCGTTCTAAAAATTACCAAGAATACTCAAACATACCAAACATAATCACTAATCTCAAATTATCCAGAATACAATATTTTAATGTACTTCATTAAGAAATGACTGTTCATAGTTGCACCACAATAGCCATTACTTGGTGATTAGCACTAGTTAATGAATTTAAAGGTTCGCtgtcacgtccttagtcttcaactaagTGCACATGCGGCACTTGACAACTCGCTCACGTTCTTGCACAGCTTGCTCATGATCTTGCTATGTCAAGTCAACCTAGATTACTACACTCAAAATCGCTAAGAGAATAGTAGGTGAATAAGACaggagaaatttgctagaaggaaggtttttattatagaagactTGATTGATTTTTGCTTTATGGTTTACAAATGAATGACCCTCCTATTTATACTATTCATCTAGGAACTAGTatgcaaataataattaatgtaTAAGTCCCTACATATTTACAAAGAAGTCCCTTCTCTAGAATTATCCACTAGGCTAGAATATTCTAAGGTCTTCCTAAGAAATCTTCTAGTAAGTCCATAAATATCTAGAGCATCTCCATAGCTCTAGAATCATCCAACATATGCTAGACTTTTTTTCCATGTAAGCATCTACATGGCAAAAAATAGCTCCAAATGTCACCTAGGTGGCATGATGACGTGGTGGGTCATCACATCGCATCACATCGATCCTCATTAACATTATGGAATATTGCTCCATACGAAATTAAGGGCCCGCATATGAATCTATTTGCCTTGATGGTgaattttaaatcttttggatGAAGTTAGATAGTTTAACTCAAATAATCGACAGATTCACCGTGCTTTGAACTATTGGAGCTTTATAAGTGAAACAACTTtacttttatttcttgcatATTGCTATCAAACCTTTCCATTAAATCCAAATCCTAGGAGAAAGAACATCTTGAACCAGAGTTGAAAAATAACGGAAAAGGAAGAGAAGAGAACAAAGCACATTACGTACAAAGGCAGatcacaaaaacaaaaaccaaaacacacacacacactaacaATGGTGATGTATTCTCTCAAAATATTTTCCGAAATCTCACAATAGATTCAATAAAGAAAGTACACTTGAACAATAATAAAACCAAGAAGATTGATTAtagaataaaaatagaaaacaaaagaaagaaacataaaTAGATGAGGAAATGATCTCTTATGGCCACTTACAAATTGAATAGAAGAAAACGCCCTAAAATCTCTAATCTTTAACGCCCATGACTTGGCCCTAATTCCATTTCTATGTTGGCTGCATGTAAAACACAAAAAGATAAgttcatacatctatatataaattttctagaactttttccgaatacatagaatttacgaagaataaatatataaggcatgaaatatatatggaaaaaaGAAACATATAAAGGAAACATAGGATGAATAGCATTAAAATCCGGCAGAGGAAAATGTCCACCACTTTATTCAGCTCGACACTCCACAAAAAGTGTCATCTTGCTTGCTTCATGCTTTTGTAGAGGAAAACTTCAAAATAAATCCACGTCCCCCAAGGTCATGTTTCTTATCAAGTAAATATGGAAGATGCACTTTGtcgagaaaaaaataaaggaaggaaGGACGCAATTTATAACATGTTAATAATTGGGTGTTATGGATTTGAAAACTCATAACCCCTCAATAAAGAGGTGAGTTACAtctgtgattttttttttttgaaataagataagtgaaaagatgaaattaaaaaaGTGTTTTAGGAGGAAGAAAGAGTAGTCGAATAGTACCACTAACAGTGGTTATAGAGAGAGGAAAAGGTGTAATTAAGAGAAATTAAGAGGTGTAATTAATAGAATTAAGAGAGTGACTTTTTGCATTTTAATACATAACATATTAATTTTAAGATgagaaaaaaagcaaaaaaaggagaaaaaagataaatgatcttctaggccatagagaggtgccacatcactttgtctatgcctagctttatattatatatagatatagatttgagtaagttttaaaaaattttaaaaggctaggcctcatttgtttttattaagattaagacgtctgaatctgaatgcacatccGAATAAACATGCATGCTTTCAATGCAAGAAAGTTCATACCTATTAGagatcaaaaagaaagaagaagagaataatgGAAAAAGAAATCATGATAATCTGCAAAAAACAATAGTATAGTAgccataaaagaaagaaaatgggattaacgcaaatagaaatcataataatccacaaaaaaataatagtatAACAAGGTTGGGGAATATTGCATCCCCATATAAACTAATTACTTACCTTGTTTCAATCTGCAAAAAAAATCACAGCCATAATAAAGTATAACAATATAATgttttagaaattaaaaaagaaaaatagaaacaGAGAAGCCAAAAACACTCACCTGGTGTAAAAGGAATGATAAAATTGGTTGGGTTAGGATTGATTAAATTTGTGTTACTTATCAATGGTTATTAATGATTTTTGGAAGAGAAGCAATAATAACATGTAATTTAAgcttaaaaaatcaaacttttaaAGGACCATTTATGGCTTATTTAGTAGCTTTTGATCGTGGGCTGATTGAAGGTTTATGTGGCTTTATTGCAAAAGTTTGCTGTATGGGTTGAATGGTACATGTATTATAGGAGGCTTTTATTACTCCATAAGTtagtgtagttgaaatgaaccAAAAGATGcaataaaaaatgagaaaaatggcagaaaaaggagaaaaaaagataatgCCAATGAGGACATAGAAATGTGCCACATAGaattgtctatgcctagctttatattatatatagatatagatatagatatattagccacaaggagaaaagaaaataatgaggAAAATAAAATCGAAGAAAAATTTGTGTCTTCCGGGGGAATCCTATTATAATTTCCGGGaaactttttccttttgttttcaaaaatcaAAGGACCCAGGTGATGGTTGTAGAGAATCACTCGTATACGAGTATAGTACAACCAATAAACAGTCCCATTCTTCCAAAACTTAGTATTATACAAGTCAATCTCCTCTCTCAATTCCATTTTAGAAAGAATGGCGGACACACTCGCTGCTCTAAGGTCCTTAATGTCCTTTCACTCTCCTCCCCTCCATGCTTTAATTGTTCCTTCCGAAGATTATCATCAGGTTCACTCTTTCTCCCCACACCtcccattattattattattattatttttgtgtgtTAGGTATATTTAATTGTTTACTTGAGTACTCAATGGATGATGTGACAGAGCGAATATGTATCGGCACGGGACAAAAGGCGCGCATTTGTCTCTGGATTCACCGGAACTGCTGGTTTGTTTAATTGCTCCATGTTGTTTTAGTAGTATTTTTCAGTTTTCGATTCTGATTGCTGTTTAActgcttgtttggatggttgttacacATAGTTTCATAATTTGTCGTATTGTATTCTTTTGATGTTTGGATAGATTGTATTTCTAGTGCTACACATAACAATCTGAAGAATAAACTTACATTATTATAAAGAAAAGTTGGATATgtgataaaataattaagaaaaaaggtacggtaaaggataaaataggattatgaaataataagcaaagtcaaaataagaagaaaaaaatgtaacGATGCGACCACACCAAAATCGGTCGTTACGTAAATGGGTAACAACCGTCCAAACAAGCTGTTAATATCCTTTATAGAAGCATGTAGTATGTGTATATTAGTTTGCATTGGCTGGAGTAAATTTGGTAGAAATTAAGCAGATTATATTCCTATTTGAGTAGGTTTGGCCCTTATAACCATGAAAGAAGCACTTCTGTGGACCGATGGGCGGTACTTCTTACAGGCAACTCAGCAGCTTAGTGACCAGTGGAAGCTCATGCGTATGGGAGAAGACCCTGCTGTTGATATCTGGATGGCCGATGTGACTACTCATTTCCTTGTTTCTAATTAATTCAGTTACCTGCATTAGTTCATGCTTATTCTAGAGTTATGTAAATCATAAGCTGATTCTTGATATGCAAAGCAAACATGAGAACTTCCTTTTCCTGTCTACTGCATGGACTCATTGGTGCCTAATTGGTTTGGTGATTAGCAAATCAAATATATGCAAGTATCATCACGAAAAAAGCTCCACAGAGTTCCTAAAGTATTTATGTTTTATTATTTGTATCTCAGATGTGATGGATACCTCTCAATTGATTCAGCCAATTATGCTGACTGAGACTGCCATTTAAGTAAGTTATACggaaatgaaaaacaaaaagcaaAATTGAAAATTCCAGGTCCTGTCTGTAAAGTTGAGTAATTATCTTTAACGTACTTAAAAAGAACTATGTCTTTTGATCTCCATGTTGATATATTAATCTCCTTGAAGGTTCTGTTCTCGTCAATGCACATTAAAACTTCTCCTTTTGGAATGACAGCCCTTCAGTTCATTCATGTAGTATAAGCTTCCTGTCTTAGAATAATCTCAGATCTTCTCACCTATTCAATTTAAAAACTGTGAGTGCATTGAAGCCGAAATCTCAATCTTTCATCGTGGACTGTTCATATGTATTCCAGAACACAAAGTCATATGGAATAGACAAAGGTGCTtgagtccatttttgtttgtgAGTTCTCATGGATCATATTTCAGCTTGATTCTATTATATTTGTTAGATCTTTATTCTCTACCGTCTTACTCTTgcctctttttatttatttcagtgGATATATAGTTTGTTTTAAGATTTTGGCAGCAATAACCGAATGATAATATAGGAATTTAGTATGTCAAACTGCACTCCATTGAAATAGAATATTATTAACCCATGCATTGTGATTTTCTCTCCAGCCCTAGTGATAATGATGTGCTGTATCATTTCAACAATTATCCTCCCATGTCCAAGTGTTTTCTTCTAATCATTGTATCCTGTGCAACAAGGTGCTGTTAATTTTTTTACTCTGAAATTGCAAATTGAGGAGTGTGAACTTTGTGACCCTGAAGTTCAGCTGATATGTTATTTGATTTTATGATGTGCTTTACTAGAATTTGCCAAAGGATGCAGCCATTGGTGTTGATACATGGTGTGTATCAGTAGATGCTGCGCGGAAATGGGAGAGTGCTTTTGCTAAGAAACAACAAAAGTTGGTCCAAACGACTACGAACTTGGTTGATGAAGTTTGGAAAAATCGGCCACCTGCCCAAGCAAATCCTGTAATTGTGCATCCATTGCAATTTGCTGGTCAGTCTGTTGCAGATAAATTGAAAGCATTGAGCAAAGAGCTTGTACAGGGAAAGGCTCGTGCTATGATTATAACAGCACTTGATGAAGTAAATCTGTAACCCTAGACCCAAATGCTTTCCATCTTATAGCTTTGGCAAATCTTGTCTTCAGTATTCTTCATTTCTCCAATATTATTGCCAATTTACAGGTTGCATGGTTATATAATGTCCGTGGCAGTGATGTATCTTATTGCCCAGTTGTTCATGCATTTGCGATTGTGACAATAGATTCAGCCTTCTTATATGTGGATAAGCAGAAATTGTCTCCTGAGGTTGCATCTACACGGCATAACCTTTTTGTTTTAACTGAATACAATTGCATTATGTTACGTTTTTTATACTCTGAAGTAAGCATGTATATACCATGCAGGCAAACTCTTACatggaagaaaatggaataatagtGCGCGATTATGGTGATGTTAGCTCAGATGTGGACCTCCTTGCATCTAATCAACTCACTTCTTCCCCCTCAACCAAGGGATTTGAAGGGAACCCAAAGACTGATGTTGGAAATGCCTCTAATATAGGAAATTGTGACCTCATTTGGGTTGATCCTGGAGCATGTTGCTTCGCTTTATATTCAAAACTGAGTGCTGATAAAGTTCTCCTTCAGCAATCACCTTTGGCCGTTGCAAAAGCTCTGAAGGTGATTAATAGTACCTCAGAACATACTTATCCCCTAAAGTTCGTTGTCTGAGCATTTTAGATGGTTGAAAGTCTCGTAGGTCTTGACACCGCCTTTGTTTGGTTGGATAGGGTCAAGTAGATCAATTGTTCCATcagaagaaaaataatactccctccgtcccaatttatgtggatccatttgacttggcacggagtttaagaaagaaaggaagactttgaaatttgtggttcaaaataagccttagatatttgtgtg from Lycium ferocissimum isolate CSIRO_LF1 chromosome 2, AGI_CSIRO_Lferr_CH_V1, whole genome shotgun sequence includes:
- the LOC132046588 gene encoding aminopeptidase P1-like isoform X1, with amino-acid sequence MADTLAALRSLMSFHSPPLHALIVPSEDYHQSEYVSARDKRRAFVSGFTGTAGLALITMKEALLWTDGRYFLQATQQLSDQWKLMRMGEDPAVDIWMADNLPKDAAIGVDTWCVSVDAARKWESAFAKKQQKLVQTTTNLVDEVWKNRPPAQANPVIVHPLQFAGQSVADKLKALSKELVQGKARAMIITALDEVAWLYNVRGSDVSYCPVVHAFAIVTIDSAFLYVDKQKLSPEANSYMEENGIIVRDYGDVSSDVDLLASNQLTSSPSTKGFEGNPKTDVGNASNIGNCDLIWVDPGACCFALYSKLSADKVLLQQSPLAVAKALKNPVEIKGLKKAHIRDGAAVVQYLVWLDKQMQEIYGASGYFMEAVSTEQKKQLGTRRLTEVSVSDKLEEFRASMEHFRGLSFPTTSSVGSNAAIIHYKPEAETCAELNPDCIYLFDSGAQYLDGTTDITRTVHFGKPTPHEKSSYTAVLKGHISLGNARFPNGTNGHALDILARIPLWKDGLDYRHGTGHGIGSYLNVHEGPHQISFRPSARNVPLQVSMTVTDEPGYYEDGNFGIRIENVLIVKEGNTKFNFGDKGYLSFEHITWAPYQRKLIDVTLLVPEEIEWLNEYHVKCRDILAPYMNTSEMEWLKKATEPIAA
- the LOC132046588 gene encoding aminopeptidase P1-like isoform X3, giving the protein MADTLAALRSLMSFHSPPLHALIVPSEDYHQSEYVSARDKRRAFVSGFTGTAGLALITMKEALLWTDGRYFLQATQQLSDQWKLMRMGEDPAVDIWMADNLPKDAAIGVDTWCVSVDAARKWESAFAKKQQKLVQTTTNLVDEVWKNRPPAQANPVIVHPLQFAGQSVADKLKALSKELVQGKARAMIITALDEVAWLYNVRGSDVSYCPVVHAFAIVTIDSAFLYVDKQKLSPEANSYMEENGIIVRDYGDVSSDVDLLASNQLTSSPSTKGFEGNPKTDVGNASNIGNCDLIWVDPGACCFALYSKLSADKVLLQQSPLAVAKALKNPVEIKGLKKAHIRDGAAVVQYLVWLDKQMQEIYGASGYFMEAVSTEQKKQLGTRRLTEVSVSDKLEEFRASMEHFRGLSFPTTSSVGSNAAIIHYKPEAETCAELNPDCIYLFDSGAQYLDGTTDITRTVHFGKPTPHEKSSYTAVLKGHISLGNARFPNGTNGHALDILARIPLWKDGLDYRHGTGHGIGSYLNVHEGTVPEETNRCDPSGA
- the LOC132046588 gene encoding aminopeptidase P1-like isoform X2, translating into MADTLAALRSLMSFHSPPLHALIVPSEDYHQSEYVSARDKRRAFVSGFTGTAGLALITMKEALLWTDGRYFLQATQQLSDQWKLMRMGEDPAVDIWMADNLPKDAAIGVDTWCVSVDAARKWESAFAKKQQKLVQTTTNLVDEVWKNRPPAQANPVIVHPLQFAGQSVADKLKALSKELVQGKARAMIITALDEVAWLYNVRGSDVSYCPVVHAFAIVTIDSAFLYVDKQKLSPEANSYMEENGIIVRDYGDVSSDVDLLASNQLTSSPSTKGFEGNPKTDVGNASNIGNCDLIWVDPGACCFALYSKLSADKVLLQQSPLAVAKALKNPVEIKGLKKAHIRDGAAVVQYLVWLDKQMQEIYGASGYFMEAVSTEQKKQLGTRRLTEVSVSDKLEEFRASMEHFRGLSFPTTSSVGSNAAIIHYKPEAETCAELNPDCIYLFDSGAQYLDGTTDITRTVHFGKPTPHEKSSYTAVLKGHISLGNARFPNGTNGHALDILARIPLWKDGLDYRHGTGHGIGSYLNVHEGPHQISFRPSARNVPLQVSMTVTDGTVPEETNRCDPSGA